A window of Ranitomeya variabilis isolate aRanVar5 chromosome 2, aRanVar5.hap1, whole genome shotgun sequence contains these coding sequences:
- the LOC143807502 gene encoding uncharacterized protein LOC143807502 translates to MSDRRHADQLITRRLWEEACSAVMDNWEELDAGAQDLARNRIIVRWRSIRDRFKREFNKEMQAPSGSRGRRSRYKHARALSFLRSTLLSRSTFCSTREPASELQPSGAIPRESATGDHVDPSVSAPTLLFDPSASSTSAGAAGRTSSLEAAGDELEFPLPHPSATAATSRPTLWSGRQRQRGQERSYAPDFLHLNASFHSAIKLLSEQTSAGYNMLNKSILELSSRLDRMQSDANQSPRHCFFQAVLRHMENLTPDLQMHVMQGCHTALAQAISHAPPPTLHVSTPFPSQSTVYPPIRPPPVRPPPVHSTPSSFVPSPLSLSQFLTSPFHSSPLTSPLSIPATPSYLTHTTSAPQVSTQPHVFTTHSTSVPPRDVLSPTLDVVRPPVSPSATISTQNYENL, encoded by the exons atgtcggaccgccgccatgctgaccagttaatcacccgacggctatgggaggaagcgtgcagtgctgttatggataactgggaggaactcgatgctggggcccaggatctagcgc gtaacaggattatcgtgcggtggcggtcaatcagggatcgcttcaagagggagtttaataaggagatgcaggccccgagtggatctagaggacgcaggagcagatacaaacatgccagagccctgtcgttcctacggtcgacgctgctgagcagaag cactttctgcagcactcgggagcctgcatcagagttgcagccctctggagcgatccctcgagagtccgccaccggggaccacgtcgacccctctgtttctgcacctacccttttgtttgatccctcagcctcatccaccagcgctggagcagcagggcggacttcgtcacttgaagctgcaggtgatgagttagagttccctttaccccacccctctgccactgccgcaacttctagaccaactttgtggtcaggacggcagcgccagagaggtcaggaaaggagctatgcgcctgactttttgcatctgaatgcatcctttcacagtgccatcaagcttttgagtgagcaaacgtctgctgggtacaatatgcttaacaaaagcatacttgaactcagcagtcgtcttgataggatgcaatcagatgcaaaccagtcaccaaggcactgtttttttcaggcggtcctcaggcacatggaaaatctaactcctgacctgcagatgcatgtgatgcaaggctgccacactgctctagcgcaggcgatatcccatgcccctccacctacccttcatgtgtcaacacctttcccctctcaatccaccgtctatcctcccatccgtcctcctcctgtacgtcctcctcccgtccattctactccttcgtcatttgttccttccccccttagtctttcccagtttttaacgtcccccttccattcttcccctttaacttctccgttatcaatcccagcaacaccttcatacctcacacacaccacatctgcacctcaagtctctacacaacctcatgttttcaccacccattccacttctgttcctccccgtgatgtcctgtcccccactctcgacgtggtccgcccgcctgtcagcccctccgctactatctccacccaaaactatgagaatctgtaa